One Gordonia pseudamarae genomic window, TGAAGTGGTGTTGATGACCGAGCGGGGTACCTCGATCCCGGCTCGGATCTGATCGCGCCAGTACGCCGCTGCGAAATGCAACGGGCCGAAGTGTCCCTTCAGGTGCACGCCGATGACCGAATCCCATTCCTGTTCAGTCATTTTCACTATTGTCCGGTCGCGCAGGAAGCCGGCGTTGTTGACGAGGACGTGGAGATCCCCGAACTCGCGCAACGCTGTGGAGACGAGTTCCTCGGCGCCCTGCCAGGTGGAGATGTCGGAAGTGTTCGCCACCGCCTGGCCGCCGGCGTTGAGGATCTCCTCGACCACTGCGGCGGCCGGTCCGGCGTCGGTGCCGGAGCCGTCGGCGGCGGCACCAAGGTCGTTCACCACGACCTTGGCGCCCTCGGCTGCCATGAGCAGCGCGTGTGCGCGTCCGATGCCGCGTCCGGCCCCGGTGATGACGCATACCTTGTCTTGTAGTGCTCCCATGGTGTGTTCTCTCTGGTCTCGGTGGGTCAGCGCAACCGGAATTCGCCGTGATCGAGCACGACGGTGTCGCCGACCTTGGTCTGGAACAGCGCGCCGTTCTCGGTGCGCCAGATCAGGGTGTGCAGTTCGTCCCCGGGCTCGACCGGAGCCGCGAAGCGGGCGAAGAAGCTGCCGAATCTTCCTGGGTCGGATTCGGCGACGGTCGCCAGGACCGCCCGGCCGGCGTAACCGTACGTGCACAGGCCATGCAGGGTCGGCCGTGTCCGGCCCATGAAGGCGGCGAACGCGGGATCCGAATGCAGCGGGTTGCGGTCACTGTTCAGGCGGTACAGGAGTGCCTGTTCCGGCCGGGTGTGGTCGGTGACGATCTCGTCGGGTTCGCGGTCGGGTACCGACCAGCTCGCCTTGGGGCCGGGGTTTCCGCCGAATCCGCCCTCACCGGTCAGGATCATCGTGGTCTCGATATCGGCGTACGGCGTTCCGTCGTCGGCGTCGGTGATGGTCGAGGCGAGCACGATGGCGGCGTGCCGGCCCTTGTCGTAGATGGCGGCGATGGAGCCCCGGGACACCACCGACCCGGCGGGTGGTATGTCGTTGTGCAGGGTGATGCGTTGGCCGCCGTGCACGATGGACGTCACGGCGATGTCGCCGAGAACGGTGAGTGGATTCTGCGTGGCGGCCTCACCGGCGGCCATGACCGTGACGAACGTGGGCAGGACCTGCTGGGTGATGCCCGAGGTGTTGTCGGTGGTGAACCGGAGTTCGTCGGTCGGGTCGTGCGCGCCCGCGCCCACGCTGACCGCGTAGAGCATGGTGTCGCGGGTGGTCCAGGTGCGTTCCCAGTTCGCGGCCGGTGAACCCACCTTGGTGTGGTCGATCATCGTGGTTCCCTTCGCTCGTGAATGGAACGCTAGCATAAGTCGATATGTATATCGATTACAGTATGGTCGTTGCTGAAGTGATTGGTGCTCAACGCTACTGGCACGCGCACCGGCGGCAACTAGCCCAGTCTTGTCT contains:
- a CDS encoding SDR family oxidoreductase, giving the protein MGALQDKVCVITGAGRGIGRAHALLMAAEGAKVVVNDLGAAADGSGTDAGPAAAVVEEILNAGGQAVANTSDISTWQGAEELVSTALREFGDLHVLVNNAGFLRDRTIVKMTEQEWDSVIGVHLKGHFGPLHFAAAYWRDQIRAGIEVPRSVINTTSPSGLFAQPGQSNYAAAKSAIATLTMVADSELRRYGVRVNAIAPAAATRMTADQGLSVGDDSEWSMFDPANISPMVAYLAEPDCPIHGRMFFVMGGEVHLFHPWHIVDSIRTEQRFTVDELRSSAGKFADRTFDYGHPMGEAMRGELPT
- a CDS encoding MaoC/PaaZ C-terminal domain-containing protein — translated: MIDHTKVGSPAANWERTWTTRDTMLYAVSVGAGAHDPTDELRFTTDNTSGITQQVLPTFVTVMAAGEAATQNPLTVLGDIAVTSIVHGGQRITLHNDIPPAGSVVSRGSIAAIYDKGRHAAIVLASTITDADDGTPYADIETTMILTGEGGFGGNPGPKASWSVPDREPDEIVTDHTRPEQALLYRLNSDRNPLHSDPAFAAFMGRTRPTLHGLCTYGYAGRAVLATVAESDPGRFGSFFARFAAPVEPGDELHTLIWRTENGALFQTKVGDTVVLDHGEFRLR